Proteins from a genomic interval of Diaminobutyricimonas aerilata:
- a CDS encoding alpha-L-fucosidase yields MTTEIDGFIRPTDFRLPGGEWFVGAGFGLFVHWDHASQQGIEISWPLVGRSIIPGVDEVEDMVTVAQYQSSASTFDPIAWDAGELARAAKRAGARYVVFTARHHAGYAMFHTEHSEFGIRHSPFGRDITREFVEAIRAEGIRVGIYYSLSDWNHPDYPAFTDDDRPYPEEHWPGAGLEENIGQPIREDRHRRPTPEQWARYQQFLRGQLTELLTGYGTIDLLWFDGEWERSEEEWDSAGLRAHIKSLQPDVVINERLLGQGDYKTPEQAFPITAPDGPWELCLTIGDMWAWRPSDTNTKSVRSLVSTLIEVASRGGNLLLNIGPKGDGSLNPVQVETLEHIGEWMQRHEESVIGVSPTQGVDFYGPTTARAGTVYLHLLLTPVEELVVRGLPVRRVQRVRLLQTGEELPFRVGFEVHELASRSAEPLGELRIPAPAPTGAAIDVVAIDFA; encoded by the coding sequence GTGACCACCGAGATCGACGGATTCATCCGCCCCACCGACTTCCGGCTCCCCGGAGGCGAATGGTTCGTCGGGGCCGGGTTCGGGCTCTTCGTTCACTGGGACCACGCGAGCCAGCAGGGCATCGAGATCTCGTGGCCGCTCGTCGGGCGCTCGATCATCCCGGGAGTCGACGAGGTCGAAGACATGGTCACCGTTGCGCAATACCAGTCGAGCGCGTCGACCTTCGATCCGATCGCCTGGGATGCGGGCGAGCTCGCTCGCGCGGCGAAGCGCGCCGGCGCCCGGTACGTCGTGTTCACCGCCCGCCACCACGCCGGGTACGCGATGTTCCACACCGAGCACTCCGAGTTCGGCATCCGCCACAGCCCGTTCGGTCGCGACATCACCCGCGAGTTCGTCGAGGCCATCCGAGCGGAGGGGATCCGCGTGGGCATCTACTACAGCCTCTCCGACTGGAATCACCCCGACTATCCGGCTTTCACCGACGACGACCGCCCGTACCCCGAAGAGCACTGGCCCGGCGCGGGACTCGAGGAGAACATCGGGCAGCCCATCCGCGAGGACCGGCACCGCCGGCCGACACCGGAACAGTGGGCGCGGTACCAGCAGTTCCTCCGCGGTCAGCTCACGGAGCTGCTCACCGGCTACGGCACGATCGACCTGCTCTGGTTCGACGGCGAATGGGAGCGCAGCGAGGAGGAGTGGGACTCCGCAGGGCTGCGCGCCCACATCAAGAGCCTGCAGCCCGATGTCGTGATCAACGAGCGCCTGCTCGGACAGGGCGACTACAAGACGCCGGAACAGGCGTTCCCGATCACCGCGCCCGACGGCCCGTGGGAGCTGTGCCTCACGATCGGCGACATGTGGGCCTGGCGCCCGTCGGACACGAACACCAAGAGCGTCCGCTCCCTCGTCAGCACGCTCATCGAGGTCGCGAGCCGCGGCGGCAACCTGCTGCTGAACATCGGCCCGAAGGGCGACGGCAGTCTCAACCCGGTACAGGTCGAGACGCTCGAACACATCGGGGAGTGGATGCAGCGGCACGAGGAGAGCGTCATCGGCGTCTCGCCCACCCAGGGGGTCGACTTCTACGGACCCACCACCGCACGTGCCGGCACCGTCTACCTGCACCTCCTGCTCACCCCGGTGGAGGAGCTCGTCGTGCGTGGACTCCCCGTCCGCCGCGTGCAGCGGGTGCGTCTGCTGCAGACCGGCGAGGAGCTGCCGTTCCGGGTCGGTTTCGAAGTGCACGAGCTCGCCTCGCGCAGCGCAGAGCCCCTCGGCGAGCTGCGCATCCCCGCACCCGCCCCGACCGGCGCCGCCATCGACGTCGTGGCCATCGACTTCGCCTGA
- a CDS encoding mandelate racemase/muconate lactonizing enzyme family protein translates to MSTHTRAGEHELRHAAAADGLIVSAEAWLSDVPVETVRTDAVQAFLKQETLFVRLRTASGVEGVGYSYTIGTGGPAVLSLLRETLLPALVGLDAMRPEAVWRAMFSTTRATTVGVLTALALAAVDTAVWDARSKAAGLPLWAAAGGARPSIPLYDTEGGWLHLSPEELVRQATASKERGMRGVKVKVGKPRVQEDADRLAALREAVGPDMDIMIDANQSMTGAEAVRRAAAFEPYDIFWFEEPLPAEDVSGHRALARSTSIPVAVGESMYSIGHFREYLQAQAASIVQVDVARIGGITPWLKVAHLAEAFNVQVAPHFLMELHVSLTCAVPNSLYLEHIPQLRAVTRSEMTVVDGEAVPSSEPGLGIDWDFDALDDLRVA, encoded by the coding sequence ATGAGTACCCACACCCGGGCGGGGGAGCACGAGCTGCGGCACGCCGCCGCGGCCGACGGTCTGATCGTCAGCGCCGAGGCGTGGTTGAGCGACGTCCCCGTCGAGACGGTGCGCACGGATGCGGTGCAGGCGTTCCTGAAGCAGGAGACCCTCTTCGTGCGCCTCCGCACCGCATCCGGCGTCGAGGGGGTCGGCTACAGCTACACGATCGGCACGGGGGGACCCGCGGTGCTGAGCCTGCTGCGCGAGACGCTGCTGCCGGCCCTGGTCGGGCTCGACGCGATGCGGCCCGAGGCGGTGTGGCGGGCGATGTTCTCCACGACGCGGGCGACGACGGTGGGGGTGCTCACGGCGCTCGCGCTCGCCGCCGTCGACACGGCGGTGTGGGATGCGCGCAGCAAGGCTGCGGGTCTGCCGCTCTGGGCCGCCGCCGGCGGAGCCCGGCCGAGCATCCCGCTCTACGATACGGAGGGCGGTTGGCTGCACCTCTCGCCCGAGGAACTCGTGCGGCAGGCCACCGCGTCGAAGGAGCGCGGGATGCGGGGCGTGAAGGTGAAGGTCGGCAAGCCCCGGGTGCAGGAGGACGCGGATCGTCTCGCGGCCCTGCGCGAGGCCGTCGGCCCCGACATGGACATCATGATCGACGCGAACCAGTCGATGACGGGTGCCGAGGCGGTGCGCCGCGCCGCCGCGTTCGAGCCGTACGACATCTTCTGGTTCGAGGAGCCGTTGCCCGCCGAGGACGTCTCCGGTCATCGTGCCCTCGCCCGCTCCACGAGCATCCCGGTCGCCGTCGGCGAGAGCATGTACTCGATCGGTCACTTCCGGGAGTATCTGCAGGCGCAGGCGGCCTCGATCGTGCAGGTCGATGTGGCGCGGATCGGCGGCATCACCCCGTGGCTGAAGGTCGCCCATCTCGCCGAGGCGTTCAACGTGCAGGTCGCGCCGCACTTCCTCATGGAACTGCACGTATCGCTCACGTGCGCGGTGCCGAACAGCCTCTACCTCGAGCACATCCCACAGTTGCGCGCGGTCACCCGGTCGGAGATGACGGTCGTCGACGGGGAGGCGGTCCCCTCGTCGGAGCCCGGCCTCGGCATCGACTGGGACTTCGACGCCCTCGACGATCTGCGCGTCGCATGA
- a CDS encoding carbohydrate ABC transporter permease — MTSDLIGTASAGPASTEVRMPAASAPSRPSRGRLRPAQRRAVLVTWANTAAIGLVALVFTFPFIWMFFSALKPEDEVFGTPSLFGSEVRWQNFTDAWTLVPFGRFILNGFLVSLLGALLSVVVAVLSAYAFSRLRFRFRDRIFLLYVFTLVLPQEVLVVPLFIMMNKLGLVDSYVALIVPFAFTAFGTFLMRQFFLTIPIEYEEAALIDGASRFRTLRSVLLPQLTAPLSVLAVFSFIGYYNSYLWPLIVINSPDLATVPLGLSMFTGEHGTQWSLLMAASTISVLPSLVIVALLQRQLIKGVALGGFGGR; from the coding sequence ATGACAAGTGACCTGATCGGAACCGCATCCGCCGGGCCCGCCTCCACCGAGGTGCGGATGCCCGCCGCGAGTGCCCCGTCGCGGCCGAGCCGCGGACGGCTGCGTCCCGCGCAGCGCCGGGCGGTGCTCGTGACGTGGGCGAACACGGCGGCGATCGGGCTCGTCGCGCTCGTGTTCACGTTCCCGTTCATCTGGATGTTCTTCTCGGCGCTCAAGCCCGAGGACGAGGTGTTCGGCACCCCGTCGCTGTTCGGCTCCGAGGTGCGCTGGCAGAACTTCACCGATGCGTGGACGCTCGTGCCGTTCGGCCGGTTCATCCTCAACGGATTCCTCGTGTCGCTGCTCGGCGCACTGCTCTCGGTCGTCGTCGCCGTGCTCTCCGCCTACGCGTTCTCCCGACTGCGGTTCCGCTTCCGTGACCGCATCTTCCTGTTGTACGTGTTCACCCTCGTGCTGCCGCAGGAGGTGCTCGTCGTGCCGCTGTTCATCATGATGAACAAGCTCGGGCTCGTCGACAGTTACGTCGCGCTCATCGTGCCGTTCGCGTTCACCGCGTTCGGCACGTTCCTCATGCGGCAGTTCTTCCTGACGATCCCGATCGAGTACGAGGAGGCGGCGCTCATCGACGGCGCGTCCCGCTTCCGCACGCTGCGTTCGGTGCTGCTGCCGCAGCTCACCGCGCCGCTGTCGGTGCTCGCCGTGTTCTCGTTCATCGGCTACTACAACTCGTACCTGTGGCCGCTCATCGTCATCAACAGTCCGGACCTGGCGACCGTGCCGCTGGGTCTGTCGATGTTCACCGGGGAGCACGGCACCCAGTGGAGCCTGCTCATGGCGGCCTCCACCATCTCGGTGCTGCCCTCCCTGGTCATCGTGGCCCTGCTGCAACGTCAGCTCATCAAGGGCGTCGCGCTCGGCGGATTCGGAGGTCGCTGA
- a CDS encoding ABC transporter substrate-binding protein — translation MNTNRRTAARAGAALAVVGVMTALAGCASSAPASDGSLDMYTWVSSESDRAQWESFVSLAQKEDPNLKISIDGPSFADYWTKVKTRLSGNNPPCLLTTQAARAQELSGLLMPLDDLIEKHDFDTSEFDESMLQGMTVDGTIRAIPYDAEPVVLYYNADLFAAAGLTPPGVEYTREQFIADAKALTTGEQKGLAISTGIFIPNAWTLADGVAAVDDDGGLALTEPDFVDQVQQFFDLVGAHGVAEAPEAADGSDVSQAAFTSGKAAMLIEGPWMYGTFDEAADFTMGISIVPSTSGEAAAMTAGSGFGIAQNCDDPDAAFEAITHLTATPVLEGQAETRGIVPSRAEAVPAWSNGKSPEAAEVVDALLGNATAQITTPTWNQVETLFTQYAVEGFRGDKTAEEILQTIANSVGE, via the coding sequence ATGAACACCAACCGCAGAACCGCCGCCAGGGCCGGAGCAGCCCTCGCCGTCGTCGGAGTGATGACGGCGCTCGCCGGATGTGCGAGCAGCGCACCGGCATCCGACGGCTCGCTCGACATGTACACATGGGTCAGCAGCGAGAGCGACCGCGCGCAGTGGGAGTCGTTCGTCTCCCTCGCGCAGAAGGAGGACCCCAATCTGAAGATCTCGATCGACGGGCCGAGCTTCGCCGACTACTGGACGAAGGTGAAGACCCGCCTCTCCGGCAACAACCCGCCGTGCCTGCTCACGACGCAGGCGGCGCGCGCCCAAGAGCTCAGCGGACTGCTCATGCCGCTCGACGATCTGATCGAGAAGCACGACTTCGACACCTCGGAGTTCGACGAGTCGATGCTCCAGGGCATGACGGTCGACGGCACCATCCGGGCGATCCCGTACGACGCGGAACCCGTCGTCCTGTACTACAACGCCGACCTCTTCGCCGCCGCAGGCCTCACCCCTCCCGGGGTCGAGTACACCCGTGAGCAGTTCATCGCCGACGCGAAGGCACTCACGACCGGCGAGCAGAAGGGGCTCGCCATCTCGACGGGCATCTTCATCCCCAACGCGTGGACCCTCGCCGACGGCGTCGCGGCCGTCGACGACGACGGCGGACTCGCCCTCACCGAACCGGACTTCGTCGACCAGGTGCAGCAGTTCTTCGACCTCGTCGGGGCGCACGGCGTCGCCGAGGCGCCGGAGGCCGCGGACGGCTCCGACGTGTCGCAGGCCGCGTTCACGAGCGGCAAGGCCGCCATGCTCATCGAGGGACCGTGGATGTACGGCACCTTCGACGAGGCCGCCGACTTCACGATGGGAATCTCCATCGTGCCCAGCACCTCCGGTGAGGCCGCCGCGATGACCGCCGGCTCGGGATTCGGTATCGCGCAGAACTGCGACGACCCGGACGCGGCCTTCGAGGCCATCACGCACCTCACCGCGACTCCGGTGCTCGAGGGGCAGGCCGAGACGCGCGGCATCGTGCCCTCGCGTGCCGAGGCGGTGCCCGCGTGGTCGAACGGAAAGTCGCCGGAGGCGGCCGAAGTCGTCGACGCGCTGCTCGGCAATGCGACCGCGCAGATCACCACGCCGACCTGGAACCAGGTCGAGACGCTCTTCACCCAGTACGCCGTCGAGGGTTTCCGCGGCGACAAGACCGCGGAGGAGATCCTGCAGACCATCGCGAACTCGGTGGGCGAGTAG
- a CDS encoding carbohydrate ABC transporter permease: MASITNVGAARRVAAPTGGGKKGQGWVALAYLWPGLTGFVVFIVVPLVGSLVISLFEWPLFGSPTFIGVANYEKLFGDPTFYTVLFNTVVFAFVYTALNLALALGIALWLNTRLRFAGFWRVIFFLPAITPMVANALIWRLLLSQDGLVNSLLGGAGVEGPSWLSDSQFALASVIAMSVWQSFGYNVIVLSAGLGAIPKEILEASRMDGTTAWTRLRHIILPMLSPALFFTMTMTMIGAFQVFVQPQILTQGGPGEATNTFVLYLYRNGFVFDRLGYASALAWMLFLVVMLITALQFAGQRRWVNYDK, from the coding sequence ATGGCCTCGATCACGAACGTGGGGGCCGCCCGTCGGGTGGCGGCCCCCACGGGCGGGGGGAAGAAGGGCCAGGGGTGGGTCGCCCTCGCCTACCTCTGGCCCGGCCTCACCGGCTTCGTCGTGTTCATCGTCGTGCCGCTGGTCGGATCCCTCGTCATCAGCCTCTTCGAGTGGCCGCTGTTCGGCTCGCCGACCTTCATCGGCGTCGCGAACTACGAGAAGCTCTTCGGCGATCCCACCTTCTACACGGTGCTGTTCAACACGGTCGTCTTCGCGTTCGTGTACACCGCACTCAACCTCGCCCTCGCCCTCGGGATCGCGTTGTGGCTCAACACCCGGCTCCGGTTCGCCGGGTTCTGGCGGGTGATCTTCTTCCTCCCCGCCATCACGCCGATGGTGGCGAACGCGCTCATCTGGCGCCTGCTGCTGTCCCAGGACGGGCTCGTCAACTCCCTGCTCGGCGGCGCGGGCGTCGAGGGACCGTCGTGGCTCTCCGACTCCCAGTTCGCGCTCGCGTCGGTGATCGCGATGTCGGTCTGGCAGTCCTTCGGCTACAACGTGATCGTGCTCTCGGCCGGCCTCGGCGCGATCCCGAAGGAGATCCTCGAGGCGTCGCGCATGGACGGCACGACGGCGTGGACGCGACTGCGCCACATCATCCTGCCGATGCTCTCCCCGGCGCTGTTCTTCACGATGACGATGACGATGATCGGTGCGTTCCAGGTGTTCGTGCAGCCGCAGATCCTCACCCAGGGCGGTCCGGGCGAGGCGACGAACACCTTCGTGCTGTACCTCTACCGCAACGGGTTCGTCTTCGACCGGCTCGGCTACGCGTCGGCGCTCGCGTGGATGCTCTTCCTCGTGGTGATGCTCATCACCGCACTGCAGTTCGCGGGCCAGCGGAGGTGGGTGAACTATGACAAGTGA